From the genome of Hyalangium minutum:
GCGTGGAGCGCTGACTCCGCACTCCATGACATTCCCCAGGTGTCGTTCACGACGCTGCCCGAGGGCGGGGCCATGGTCGGCCTGTCAGGCCAGTTCTGACGCCCGGGTGCTGCACGGCCCTAGGGGCTCGAGCGAAGGACTGGCGGAGCCGCTCGCCAATCAGGCGGCGGGCCTCGTGCGCGGCGTCTTTGGTGACGTGCTCGCCCGTCACCACGACGCGCTCGATGAGCAGACGCACCAGCCGCTGCCTGCCCTCGAAGTCGAGCGCGTCGAGCTCCACATGGCCGCTATCCCGCCTATACGCAGAAGGACCTCGGCGGCACGAGCGAGGCGGTGGTGCTGGCACGGACGCCGCTGCACGCGGCGCGGCTGGAGTGGCCTGAACTGCCGGGCGTGGAAGCCCGCGCGTTCGAGGCGCCACTGCCCGACGACATGGCCCGGGCGCTCGAGTTGCTGAGGCTGGCCCCGGCCTGAGTCCTCTGGCGGGGGCTACTTCCTGCCCACGGTGTACTCGGGCGGCGGCGGCCACTGCGGCTCGGTTGCGGGCTTGCCGCGCCAGTCGATGCCGAAGAGGTGGCCCTTCTCGCAACGGTACTGATCGGACTCAGCGCCTTCATAGACGCGGACAGCCTTGGTGATGACGTCGTCACCGAAGCAATCCATGCACATCACCGCTGCTGCGAACGGTCCACCGGCCATGAGACAGCATACTCCGGCACGTACTGCCTAGGGCAGGTGGGGAACTCGAGGGAGTGTACCGGTGCAGGTGGTCGGAGGGGACGGTGCTGTATGCGGCGGTGAGGAATAATCTCGCTACGCTGCTGGCGGAGGCAGGCGAACTGGGGCGCGGACTGCCTCGGTATATGGAGTGGGATTTCGCCAAGGACTTGGAGTGCGTATGGTGGAGAGATGAAGACGGGCGGATGCGCATGCGGCGCCGTGAGGTACGTGGTCACCCTCGAGTTGACCCCTGTCACGTTCTGCCACTGCTCGAAGTGTCGTCGCTGGCATGGACACGTCGGGGCTTACACCGCCGTCGACCGCCCCGGTTTTCAACTCACCGAGGAGCGCGGGCTCAGGTGGTACGCGGCGTCGTCGACCGTGCGGAAGGGCTTCTGCGGCGAGTGCGGCTCGAGCTTGCTATGGGACGAAGAGGGCGCGCCGAAGATGTCGATCTGTGCGGGTACCCTCGATGCCCCGACTGGGTTGAGGTCGAAGGCACATATCTACCTGGGGAGCAAAGGCGACTATTACGAAGTGCCTGAAGACGGCCTCCTGCGGCGAGAAGAGTTCTCTCGCTGAAGCGTGGTCCGCCTGAGCCTGCCCGGATCAGAGCGCGAGGGTGAGCACGAGATCGCGCTGCGGATCGTTCCCCAGCAGGAAGCGCATCTCGCCCACCTCGGTGAAGCCCCAACGTGCGTAGAAGGCCCGTGCGCGGGCATTGCGTTCCCACACGCCCAGCCACAACACGTCATGCCTCCGAGTGCGCGCCTCCTCCAGACAGCGGAGCATGAGCGCAGCCCCCACTTTAGCTCCCAGGAAGGGCCGGTCCACGTACAGGCGGGTCAGGTTGAGCGGGTGCTCGGCCTGCACGCACTGTTCGCGGGCTCCGTCGCGCAGCAGGGCAAAGCCGGCGGGGACTCCAGAGACCTCCGCCAGCAGGTACAGGTTGAGCGGGTCCTTCAGCTCCGCTTCCTGGAGTTCCGGCCGGTAGTGCGAGGCGAGGAACGCCTCCATGTCCTCAGGGGTGTTGTCGGCGGCGAAGGAGTCTCTAAACGTGCGCGCGCCGAGCTCCGTCAGGGTCGCTGCGTCCGCCAGCGTCGCGGGGCGGATCTTCACGGCGTGCGCGGGATGCGTCTCCGGGGGCGTCATCGGCGCGCACTCTAGCGTCACGGGCGCGCGGTGGGAGAAGCGGATGCAACTGCGGACGGGGCTCGGCTTGTCGACGTTGAGGAGATCTGCGACCGGGCCGTACCAGTCCGTCGGCGTGCGCATCAGCGGGTCTCAATCTCGCTATGGGCGGAGCGCCCTGCGGCGAGATGCCGCGTGGTCCTCCCAGCATGGCGTTGGTAGGACATCGCACACCTCTCTCAGGTACACAGCTGCTCGGTGGTGCCCTGCTTCACGCGCAGCTGGGCCGGAGCCAGGCGCTCTTGCGGGACTTCGGGGGGCTGAAGGTGGGTGCGACGGTCGGTCTCGGTGGGCTCCGCCGTTATAGGCGAGGTGGCCAGTGGCTGCTGCCAACCGGTGGGTACCGTGAAACGACGCTTCCGACTGGTCGGAACCATGAAACGACGCTTCCGACTGGTCGGAACCATGAAACGGCTGTTGCCCACCGGTGGGTACCG
Proteins encoded in this window:
- a CDS encoding GFA family protein — encoded protein: MKTGGCACGAVRYVVTLELTPVTFCHCSKCRRWHGHVGAYTAVDRPGFQLTEERGLRWYAASSTVRKGFCGECGSSLLWDEEGAPKMSICAGTLDAPTGLRSKAHIYLGSKGDYYEVPEDGLLRREEFSR
- a CDS encoding GNAT family N-acetyltransferase gives rise to the protein MRTPTDWYGPVADLLNVDKPSPVRSCIRFSHRAPVTLECAPMTPPETHPAHAVKIRPATLADAATLTELGARTFRDSFAADNTPEDMEAFLASHYRPELQEAELKDPLNLYLLAEVSGVPAGFALLRDGAREQCVQAEHPLNLTRLYVDRPFLGAKVGAALMLRCLEEARTRRHDVLWLGVWERNARARAFYARWGFTEVGEMRFLLGNDPQRDLVLTLAL